DNA sequence from the Arthrobacter crystallopoietes genome:
GGCGGGACAGGGCCAACGCGCTATGCCGACGCGAAGCCCCTGGTTATCGAAGAACTAGAGCGGCCCGAACCGCGCGCCGGGGAGCTGGGCGTGTCCATTACGTATTCCAGCCTCTGCCACTCGGATCTGTCCGTGGTCGATGGTTCCCGCGTCCGCCCGCTGCCGATGGCGCTGGGGCATGAGGCGGTAGGGCGGGTAGTTACTGTGGGCGAGGGCGTCAATGACGTCAAAGAGGGCGACCACGTGGTGCTGGTTTTTGTCCCCAGCTGCGGAAGCTGCCGCGCCTGTGCTGCCGGCCGGCCCGCCCTCTGCCACCGCGCCGCCGAGACCAACGGCTCCGGCGACCTGCTGCACGGCGAAGCCCTGCTGAAGACCGCCGAGGGAAAGCGGATCAACCACCATCTGGGCGTGTCCGCCTTCGCGGACTACGCCGTCGTTGCCCGCGAATCCGTCGTCGTCATCAACGATGATGTACCGGACACGGTGGCGGCGATGTTTGGCTGCGCGGTGCTGACGGGCATGGGTGCGGTGCTCAATACAGCTGCGGTCCAGGCCGGGCAGTCTGTTGCGGTGTTCGGCCTTGGCGCCGTGGGCCTTTCGGCGGTCATGGCGGCCAGCCTGGCCGGGGCCAGCGACATCATTGCGATTGATCCGAATCCGGGCAAACACCAGCTGGCCTTGGACTGCGGGGCCACCGCCGTGGGAACGCCGGAC
Encoded proteins:
- a CDS encoding zinc-dependent alcohol dehydrogenase family protein, whose protein sequence is MIAAILHSAMPAGQPGQPGQPGGTGPTRYADAKPLVIEELERPEPRAGELGVSITYSSLCHSDLSVVDGSRVRPLPMALGHEAVGRVVTVGEGVNDVKEGDHVVLVFVPSCGSCRACAAGRPALCHRAAETNGSGDLLHGEALLKTAEGKRINHHLGVSAFADYAVVARESVVVINDDVPDTVAAMFGCAVLTGMGAVLNTAAVQAGQSVAVFGLGAVGLSAVMAASLAGASDIIAIDPNPGKHQLALDCGATAVGTPDDAGELIAEATGDGVDVVVEAVGSAKVIASCLEHVTRGGAVVSVGLPHPSAELTVPALQFAGAGKRLLGSYMGDAVPERDIPRYLEHWRAGKLPVELLYTDTKPLREINEGLDALAAGQVVRRLFQA